The proteins below are encoded in one region of Mycobacteriales bacterium:
- a CDS encoding VWA domain-containing protein, with the protein MTEPEVAVDGTGLLDRHVSFVGALRAAGLPVSMAESLDAGRAVTTIQMTDREQLRAAYAATVVKRAAHRPSFDRLFDLWWPPAVGDGTAADLADGDGDPDALDEIDPADLDALRNALRDQLRDVLLSGDDEALRRLAREAVNGLGRADGQPGRQSWFTYRVLRALNPETLMASLLEAVLAGQERGGLAEKVARQMLTERIKQFEEMVESEVRRRLAEDRGTEAIAKTAVKPLVEQVEFLRASRDDLAALRRQVYPMARRLATRLTAKRRLGQRGRLDVRRTVRASLSSGGVPLTTIFKPHKPHKPELVVLCDVSGSVAAFAHFTVLLSFALREQFAKVRVFAFVDTTDEVTDFFSGGGDVVDALARMSQEADVVWYDGHSDYGHAFEVFAQKWPDAVTPKTSLLILGDARTNYRAPALPALRSMVRHARHAFWLNPEPRQYWSSGDSAAATYAEIMPMIECRNVVQLQEFVEGLLPS; encoded by the coding sequence GTGACCGAGCCCGAAGTCGCCGTCGACGGCACCGGTCTGCTCGACCGGCACGTGTCGTTCGTCGGCGCGCTCCGGGCAGCCGGCCTGCCGGTGTCGATGGCCGAGTCCCTCGACGCCGGCCGGGCAGTCACGACGATCCAGATGACCGACCGCGAGCAGCTTCGGGCTGCGTACGCCGCGACGGTCGTCAAGCGGGCGGCCCACCGACCGTCCTTCGACCGGCTCTTCGACCTGTGGTGGCCGCCGGCGGTCGGCGACGGCACCGCCGCCGACCTCGCCGACGGTGACGGCGACCCGGACGCGCTCGACGAGATCGACCCGGCCGACCTCGACGCGCTCCGCAACGCGCTGCGCGACCAGCTTCGCGACGTGCTGCTCTCCGGTGACGACGAGGCGCTGCGCCGCCTGGCCCGCGAGGCGGTCAACGGCCTCGGGCGTGCCGACGGTCAGCCCGGCCGGCAGTCCTGGTTCACCTACCGGGTGCTGCGCGCCCTCAACCCCGAGACGTTGATGGCGTCGCTGCTGGAGGCGGTCCTCGCCGGCCAGGAGCGCGGCGGGCTCGCCGAGAAGGTGGCCCGCCAGATGCTGACCGAGCGCATCAAGCAGTTCGAGGAGATGGTCGAAAGCGAGGTACGCCGGCGGCTGGCCGAGGACCGCGGCACCGAGGCGATCGCCAAGACCGCGGTGAAGCCGCTCGTCGAACAGGTCGAGTTCCTTCGCGCCTCCCGCGACGACCTCGCCGCGCTGCGCCGGCAGGTCTACCCGATGGCGCGTCGGCTGGCGACACGGCTGACCGCGAAGCGGCGACTCGGCCAGCGCGGGCGCCTCGACGTCCGTCGTACCGTCCGCGCGTCGCTGTCGAGTGGCGGCGTCCCGCTCACCACGATCTTCAAGCCGCACAAGCCGCACAAGCCCGAGCTCGTCGTGCTCTGCGACGTGAGCGGCTCCGTGGCCGCCTTCGCCCACTTCACCGTGCTGCTGTCGTTCGCGCTGCGCGAGCAGTTCGCGAAGGTCCGCGTCTTCGCCTTCGTCGACACCACGGACGAGGTGACCGACTTCTTCAGCGGGGGCGGCGACGTCGTCGACGCGCTGGCCCGCATGTCTCAAGAAGCCGACGTCGTCTGGTACGACGGCCACAGCGACTACGGGCACGCGTTCGAGGTGTTCGCCCAGAAGTGGCCCGACGCGGTCACACCGAAGACCTCGCTGCTGATTCTGGGCGACGCTCGCACCAACTACCGCGCGCCCGCGCTCCCCGCGCTGCGCAGCATGGTGCGCCACGCCCGCCACGCGTTCTGGCTCAACCCTGAGCCGCGCCAGTACTGGTCCTCGGGGGACTCCGCGGCGGCGACGTACGCCGAAATCATGCCGATGATCGAATGCCGCAACGTTGTGCAGCTGCAAGAGTTCGTGGAAGGCTTGCTGCCCTCTTAA
- a CDS encoding LPXTG cell wall anchor domain-containing protein — protein MRMTAKRMRLTVLLATAGTVVPLALGGSASAAGAGGVSNDPNPPINGTIAGFTNGDFAYLDALNVGSLSLAQLTLAQSAAGVSNGTLQTENSLGEKLLTTKSGTGHNAYGRAAGVSLNLGQGSNSVPQVQLTQAETVSPPPNQVKTARVLNLPLAPVANVDVQPDIATANTPADNNFCVLGVNHPLSAGQATIANADVLPVTSAEAVLAVDGTVQNNSLEELAPNNSGALGLDSATLLHTAEIQLFKGIPGATIDIKVINPLVLQAFAGGDGSSFVTYGSGDKQKDVLSITAGGQTATLTAEQLLGSNGLTIDVDGLLRVQIGGKPTMSVTNDKVTALADLISVQVISLNNNTASSVGGPLAPLLNPILTPVLSALNGATQAIDKLLTSLGIKAGVDLRVGHFEANAQVPAGGIQCNIPVSKTPSTQNVTAGNPFSVTLTADNPYNCTIDNLKFEDKIQSQTGDVKWTVSNTSPKADAGSTDSDLTWSGLGSIPAGGSKSVTVTLNVPADSPSGELEDTAIVTGTCATGNGPGTANVHLSGLVTLHGPTVEGTGPKTVKLLPNTGSSPWLPIGGGLLAMTGLGLVAARRRTIG, from the coding sequence ATGCGTATGACGGCTAAGCGGATGCGCCTCACGGTGCTCCTCGCGACTGCGGGCACGGTTGTGCCGCTCGCGCTGGGAGGCTCCGCCTCGGCTGCCGGAGCCGGCGGGGTCTCGAATGACCCGAACCCGCCGATCAACGGCACGATTGCGGGCTTCACCAATGGCGACTTCGCCTACCTGGACGCGCTGAACGTCGGCTCGCTGAGCCTGGCGCAGCTCACGTTGGCGCAGAGCGCCGCGGGTGTGTCGAACGGCACCCTCCAGACGGAGAACAGCCTCGGCGAGAAGCTGCTCACCACCAAGAGCGGGACCGGGCACAACGCCTACGGTCGCGCGGCTGGTGTCAGCCTCAACCTCGGTCAGGGCTCGAACTCCGTCCCGCAGGTCCAGCTGACCCAGGCCGAGACGGTGTCCCCGCCGCCGAACCAGGTCAAGACGGCGCGGGTCCTCAACCTGCCGCTGGCGCCGGTCGCCAACGTCGACGTCCAGCCGGACATCGCGACGGCCAACACGCCGGCGGACAACAACTTCTGTGTTCTCGGTGTGAACCACCCGCTCTCGGCGGGCCAGGCGACCATCGCGAACGCCGACGTGCTCCCGGTCACCAGCGCGGAGGCGGTTCTCGCCGTCGACGGCACGGTCCAGAACAACTCCCTCGAGGAGCTCGCGCCGAACAACTCCGGCGCGTTGGGCCTGGACTCGGCGACGCTGCTCCACACCGCTGAGATCCAGCTGTTCAAGGGCATCCCGGGCGCGACCATCGACATCAAGGTCATCAACCCGCTGGTCCTTCAGGCCTTCGCCGGTGGCGACGGCTCGTCGTTCGTCACCTACGGGTCGGGCGACAAGCAGAAGGACGTGCTCTCGATCACGGCCGGTGGCCAGACCGCCACGCTGACCGCCGAGCAGCTGCTCGGCAGCAACGGTCTGACGATCGACGTCGACGGCCTGCTGCGCGTCCAGATCGGCGGCAAGCCGACGATGAGCGTCACCAACGACAAGGTCACGGCCCTCGCGGACCTGATCAGCGTCCAGGTGATCAGCCTCAACAACAACACCGCGTCGAGCGTCGGTGGCCCGCTGGCCCCGCTGCTGAACCCGATCCTGACCCCGGTCCTGAGCGCGCTGAACGGCGCGACCCAGGCGATCGACAAGCTCCTCACCAGCCTGGGCATCAAGGCGGGCGTGGACCTGCGAGTCGGTCACTTCGAGGCCAACGCTCAGGTGCCGGCCGGCGGTATCCAGTGCAACATCCCGGTCAGCAAGACCCCGAGCACGCAGAACGTCACTGCGGGCAACCCGTTCAGCGTCACGCTGACCGCGGACAACCCGTACAACTGCACGATCGACAACCTCAAGTTCGAGGACAAGATCCAGTCGCAGACCGGTGACGTGAAGTGGACGGTGAGCAACACCTCGCCGAAGGCTGACGCCGGCTCGACCGACAGTGACCTGACGTGGAGCGGGCTCGGCTCGATCCCGGCAGGCGGCAGCAAGAGCGTCACGGTGACGCTCAACGTGCCGGCGGACTCGCCCAGCGGCGAGCTCGAGGACACGGCCATCGTCACCGGCACCTGTGCCACCGGCAACGGCCCGGGCACGGCCAACGTCCACCTCAGTGGCCTGGTCACCCTGCACGGCCCGACCGTCGAGGGCACCGGCCCGAAGACAGTGAAGCTGCTTCCGAACACCGGCTCCTCGCCGTGGCTGCCCATCGGCGGTGGCCTGCTGGCGATGACCGGCCTCGGCCTGGTGGCCGCCCGCCGCCGGACGATCGGCTAG
- the nadD gene encoding nicotinate-nucleotide adenylyltransferase: protein MTGAQASRPRRIGVMGGTFDPVHHGHLVAASEVAGRFALDEVVFVPTGQPWQKSHDPVSPAEDRYLMTVIATASNPQFSVSRVDIDRPGPTYTIDTLHDLRERYGADAEMFFITGADALEAIIGWHRADELFSLAHFVGVTRPGHVLSDAGFPVGAVTLVEVPALAISSTDCRDRVAKGDPVWYLVPDGVVQYISKRGLYRDPAR, encoded by the coding sequence GTGACCGGCGCACAGGCGTCCCGGCCCCGGCGGATCGGGGTGATGGGCGGCACGTTCGATCCGGTGCACCACGGCCACCTCGTGGCGGCCAGCGAGGTCGCCGGTCGGTTCGCCCTCGACGAGGTCGTGTTCGTGCCGACCGGCCAGCCGTGGCAGAAGAGCCACGACCCGGTGAGTCCGGCGGAGGACCGCTACCTGATGACGGTCATCGCGACCGCCTCGAACCCGCAGTTCTCGGTGAGCCGGGTGGACATCGACCGGCCGGGCCCGACGTACACCATCGACACTCTCCACGACCTGCGCGAGCGGTACGGCGCGGACGCCGAGATGTTCTTCATCACCGGCGCGGACGCGCTGGAGGCGATCATCGGCTGGCACCGCGCCGACGAGCTGTTCTCCCTCGCTCACTTCGTCGGCGTCACTCGGCCCGGTCACGTGCTCAGCGACGCGGGCTTCCCGGTCGGCGCGGTCACCCTCGTGGAGGTGCCGGCGCTGGCGATCAGCTCCACCGACTGTCGGGACCGGGTCGCCAAGGGGGACCCGGTCTGGTACCTCGTTCCGGACGGTGTCGTGCAGTACATCTCCAAGCGCGGCCTCTACCGGGACCCGGCCCGGTGA
- the obgE gene encoding GTPase ObgE produces the protein MAATFVDRAVLHASGGDGGNGCASVRREKFKPLGGPDGGDGGRGGDVVLVVDPSVTTLLDVHRHPHQSAPNGKQGQGSNRNGAEGSDLLVAVPDGTVVRDNATGEFLADLVGAGTRYVVAKGGRGGLGNAALASSRRKAPGFALLGEPGESIDALLELKTVADVALIGFPNAGKSSLIAAMSAAKPKIADYPFTTLVPNLGVVEAGEVTFTVADVPGLVPGASTGRGLGLEFLRHVERCAVLVHVIDCATAEPGRDPLTDLDTIEAELAAYDELVAGGLSGRPRIIALNKVDVPDARDLADLVRADVAARLDAPVFEISAASRTGLRELGFAMAERVAAWRAGLPAVEPTRIVLRPAPVRDEGFSVEAVGEQAYVVTGDRPRRWVNQTDFSNDEAVGYLADRLARLGVEEALAGLGAQAGAEVTVGDVTFDWEPTLAYRSGVPHGGRGTDERLEDRSRVGADQRKASRKARRSAYDPELEDIAWEDETDDDPDTDTDDEFNGDLDDE, from the coding sequence ATGGCCGCGACGTTCGTCGACCGGGCGGTTCTGCACGCCTCCGGCGGCGACGGCGGGAACGGCTGCGCCTCGGTACGCCGCGAGAAGTTCAAGCCGCTCGGCGGTCCCGACGGCGGTGACGGCGGCCGCGGCGGCGACGTCGTACTCGTGGTCGATCCGAGCGTGACCACGCTGCTCGACGTCCACCGGCATCCGCACCAGAGCGCCCCGAACGGCAAGCAAGGACAGGGCTCGAACCGCAACGGCGCGGAGGGCAGTGACCTGCTCGTCGCCGTACCCGACGGCACCGTGGTCCGCGACAACGCGACCGGCGAGTTCCTCGCCGACCTGGTCGGCGCCGGGACGCGCTACGTCGTCGCCAAGGGTGGTCGCGGCGGCCTCGGCAACGCCGCACTGGCGTCGTCGCGGCGCAAGGCGCCCGGGTTCGCCCTGCTCGGCGAGCCGGGGGAGTCCATCGACGCGCTGCTCGAGCTCAAGACCGTCGCCGACGTCGCGCTGATCGGCTTCCCCAACGCCGGCAAGTCCTCGCTGATCGCGGCCATGTCGGCGGCGAAGCCGAAGATCGCCGACTACCCGTTCACGACGCTGGTCCCGAACCTCGGCGTCGTCGAGGCGGGGGAAGTGACCTTCACGGTCGCCGACGTTCCCGGACTGGTGCCCGGCGCGAGCACCGGGCGCGGGCTGGGGCTGGAGTTCCTGCGTCACGTCGAGCGGTGCGCGGTACTCGTCCACGTGATCGACTGCGCCACCGCTGAACCCGGCCGTGACCCGCTCACCGACCTCGACACGATCGAAGCCGAGCTCGCGGCGTACGACGAGCTCGTCGCCGGGGGGCTGTCGGGTCGACCGCGGATCATCGCGCTGAACAAGGTGGACGTCCCCGACGCCCGCGACCTCGCCGACCTCGTGCGCGCAGACGTCGCCGCCCGCCTCGACGCGCCGGTGTTCGAGATCTCCGCCGCTTCACGCACCGGGCTGCGCGAGCTCGGCTTCGCGATGGCGGAGCGGGTCGCCGCCTGGCGTGCCGGGCTGCCCGCGGTCGAGCCGACTCGGATCGTGCTGCGTCCCGCTCCGGTACGCGACGAGGGGTTCAGCGTCGAGGCGGTGGGCGAGCAGGCGTACGTCGTCACCGGCGATCGGCCGCGTCGCTGGGTGAACCAGACCGACTTCAGCAACGATGAGGCGGTGGGCTACCTCGCGGACCGGCTCGCCCGGCTCGGCGTCGAGGAGGCGCTGGCCGGCCTCGGCGCGCAGGCGGGGGCGGAGGTCACGGTCGGCGACGTCACCTTCGACTGGGAACCGACGCTGGCCTACCGCTCGGGTGTGCCCCACGGCGGACGCGGGACCGACGAGCGGCTCGAAGACCGCAGCCGGGTCGGTGCGGACCAGCGCAAGGCCTCGCGCAAGGCCCGGCGTTCGGCGTACGACCCGGAGCTGGAAGACATCGCATGGGAGGACGAGACCGACGACGATCCCGACACCGACACCGACGACGAGTTCAACGGGGACCTCGATGACGAGTGA
- a CDS encoding glutamate-5-semialdehyde dehydrogenase, producing the protein MASADEVLACARRAREAAAALAPLSRAAKDAALLAMADALEAAAGPILEANAADVARDPDNPLVDRLRLDEKRIAAMADGLRQVAGLPDPVGDVVRGSTLPNGLQLRQVRVPLGVIGIIYEARPNVTVDAAGLCLKSGNAVLLRGSSSARESNAALVDVLAETARATGLPDGCVQLVPGHDHESAKHLMRARGLVDVLIPRGGAGLIRSVVEESTVPVIETGVGNCHVYVDADADLEMALAIILNAKTQRPSVCNAAETMLVHEAAAAEFLPLALAALREAGVTVHGDATVASYGDDVVPVTDEDWEAEYLSLDLAVGVVSSVQEAVAHIRRWGSRHTEAIVTRSLSASQAFVAGLDSAAVMINASTRFTDGEQFGFGAEIGISNQKLHARGPMGLPELTSTTWVVTGNGQIRT; encoded by the coding sequence ATGGCTTCTGCTGATGAGGTTCTCGCCTGCGCGCGGCGGGCCCGGGAGGCGGCTGCTGCGCTTGCTCCCTTGTCTCGGGCGGCCAAGGACGCCGCACTGTTGGCGATGGCCGACGCGCTCGAAGCCGCGGCTGGGCCGATCCTCGAGGCCAACGCGGCGGATGTCGCGCGTGATCCCGACAATCCGCTCGTCGACCGACTGCGGTTGGACGAGAAGCGGATCGCCGCCATGGCCGACGGGCTGCGACAGGTAGCGGGTCTGCCCGATCCGGTCGGTGACGTGGTGCGGGGGTCGACGTTGCCGAACGGGTTGCAGCTACGCCAGGTGCGCGTGCCGCTCGGCGTGATCGGGATCATCTACGAGGCGCGGCCCAACGTGACAGTCGATGCGGCCGGGCTGTGCTTGAAGAGCGGCAACGCGGTGTTGCTGCGCGGGTCGTCGAGTGCGCGGGAGAGCAACGCCGCGCTCGTCGACGTACTCGCCGAGACGGCGCGCGCGACCGGGCTGCCGGACGGGTGTGTGCAGCTCGTGCCGGGCCACGACCACGAGTCGGCGAAGCACTTGATGCGGGCTCGGGGGCTGGTCGACGTACTGATCCCTCGCGGCGGTGCCGGGCTCATCCGCAGCGTGGTCGAAGAGTCGACCGTGCCGGTGATCGAGACCGGGGTCGGCAACTGTCACGTCTATGTCGATGCCGACGCGGACCTCGAGATGGCGTTGGCGATCATCCTCAACGCGAAGACGCAGCGGCCGAGCGTGTGCAACGCGGCCGAGACGATGCTGGTCCATGAGGCGGCGGCCGCGGAGTTCCTTCCGCTCGCGCTCGCCGCGCTCCGGGAGGCTGGCGTGACCGTACACGGTGACGCGACCGTGGCGTCGTACGGGGACGACGTCGTACCGGTGACCGACGAGGACTGGGAGGCGGAGTACCTCTCGCTCGACCTGGCGGTGGGCGTGGTCTCGTCGGTGCAGGAGGCCGTCGCGCACATCCGCAGGTGGGGGAGCAGGCACACCGAGGCGATCGTGACCCGGTCGCTGTCGGCGTCGCAGGCGTTCGTCGCGGGCCTTGACTCGGCGGCGGTGATGATCAACGCGTCGACGCGGTTCACCGACGGGGAGCAGTTCGGGTTCGGCGCCGAGATCGGGATCTCCAACCAGAAGCTGCATGCGCGCGGCCCCATGGGGCTGCCGGAGCTGACCAGCACGACCTGGGTCGTCACCGGCAACGGCCAGATCCGCACCTGA
- a CDS encoding MoxR family ATPase, with protein sequence MSFFTSPDDVRAKLAATGYLADDAIATTVFLADALGKPLLVEGPAGTGKTELAKAVAAAASAELVRLQCYEGLDEARALYEWNYRKQLLRIQAAGDQSWDETHDDIFSDEFLLARPLLTAIRRSDPTVLLVDETDKADVEVEGLLLEVLSDFQVTIPELGTIEAVRKPFVVLTSNATRELSEALKRRCLFLHVDYPDAEREKQIVLTRVPEIVEALAEQLVRTVRTLRALELKKSPSIAESIDWARTLLALGLNTLDEDTVSKTLGVVLKHASDQQRAVKELGLN encoded by the coding sequence ATGTCGTTTTTCACCTCGCCCGACGACGTCCGGGCGAAGCTCGCGGCCACCGGATACCTGGCCGACGACGCGATCGCGACGACGGTCTTCCTGGCTGACGCGCTCGGCAAACCGCTGCTCGTCGAGGGTCCGGCGGGTACCGGCAAGACCGAGCTCGCCAAGGCGGTGGCCGCCGCGGCGAGCGCCGAGCTGGTACGCCTGCAGTGCTACGAGGGCCTCGACGAGGCCCGTGCGCTGTACGAGTGGAACTACCGCAAGCAGCTGCTGCGGATCCAGGCCGCCGGCGACCAGTCGTGGGACGAGACCCACGACGACATCTTCTCCGACGAGTTCTTGCTCGCCCGCCCGCTGCTGACCGCGATCCGGCGCAGCGACCCGACCGTGCTGCTCGTCGACGAGACTGACAAGGCCGACGTCGAGGTCGAGGGCCTGCTGCTCGAGGTCCTCAGCGACTTCCAGGTGACCATCCCTGAGCTCGGCACGATCGAGGCGGTGCGCAAGCCGTTCGTCGTACTGACCTCCAACGCCACCCGCGAGCTGTCCGAGGCGCTCAAGCGGCGCTGCCTGTTCCTGCACGTCGACTACCCGGACGCCGAGCGCGAGAAGCAGATCGTGCTCACCCGGGTACCCGAGATCGTCGAGGCGCTCGCCGAGCAGCTGGTCCGCACGGTCCGTACGCTGCGCGCACTCGAGCTGAAGAAGTCGCCGAGCATCGCCGAGAGCATCGACTGGGCGCGCACCCTGCTCGCCCTCGGCCTGAACACCCTCGACGAGGACACCGTGTCCAAGACGCTCGGTGTGGTCCTCAAGCACGCATCGGACCAGCAGCGGGCCGTCAAGGAGCTGGGGCTGAACTAG
- the rsfS gene encoding ribosome silencing factor gives MTASARSVELAEVAVSAAADKLATDLAIIDVSEQLAITDCFVLAAAPNERQVKAVVDGIEERLLEIGVKPVRREGQQEARWVLLDFLDIVVHVQHAEERTYYSLERLWADCPSLPLPADVLPPAAASESS, from the coding sequence GTGACCGCCTCCGCACGCAGCGTCGAGCTTGCCGAGGTCGCCGTCAGCGCCGCGGCCGACAAGCTCGCCACCGATCTGGCGATCATCGACGTCAGCGAGCAGCTGGCGATCACCGACTGCTTCGTCCTCGCCGCCGCGCCGAACGAGCGGCAGGTCAAGGCGGTGGTGGACGGCATCGAGGAGCGGTTGCTGGAGATCGGGGTGAAGCCGGTACGCCGGGAGGGCCAGCAGGAGGCCCGCTGGGTGCTGCTGGACTTCCTCGACATCGTCGTACACGTCCAGCACGCCGAGGAGCGCACCTACTACTCCCTCGAGCGGCTCTGGGCGGACTGCCCGTCCTTGCCGCTTCCGGCGGACGTGCTGCCGCCGGCGGCGGCCTCCGAGTCCTCGTGA
- the proB gene encoding glutamate 5-kinase, which translates to MTSEVRQVIASAKRVVVKVGSSSLASSTVGLDPARLDAIADALAARVSGGSQVVLVSSGAIAAGLRPLGLATRPRDLATQQAAASVGQGMLVAHYTQAFARHGLTVGQVLLTADDVVRRAHYRNAARTFERLLGLGVVPVVNENDTVATEEIRFGDNDRIAALVTHLVGADALVLLSDVDGVYDADPANGPATRISDVRSDADLAHVQLGAIGRAGVGSGGMATKVAAAKIAAGAGVPTLLASAQDAAQALSGGDVGTCFHPTGKRAPARLLWLAHATTGRGSIRLDAGAVAAVVERRSSLLPAGITAVEGEFAAGDPVDLLDDGGRVVARGLTAYDSAELPGLLGRSTHELVEALGPSYSREVVHRDDLALL; encoded by the coding sequence ATGACGAGTGAGGTGCGCCAGGTCATCGCCTCGGCCAAGCGGGTCGTCGTCAAGGTCGGCTCGTCGTCGCTGGCGAGCTCGACGGTCGGCCTCGACCCGGCTCGCCTCGACGCCATCGCCGACGCCCTGGCGGCGCGGGTCAGCGGCGGGTCGCAGGTGGTGCTGGTCTCCTCCGGTGCCATCGCGGCCGGGTTGCGCCCGTTGGGCCTGGCGACCCGGCCCCGCGACCTCGCCACGCAGCAGGCGGCGGCGAGCGTCGGACAGGGAATGCTCGTGGCGCACTACACGCAGGCGTTCGCCCGGCACGGGCTGACCGTCGGACAGGTGCTGCTGACTGCCGACGACGTCGTACGGCGAGCGCACTACCGCAACGCGGCGCGCACGTTCGAGCGGCTGCTCGGGCTCGGGGTGGTGCCGGTCGTCAACGAGAACGACACGGTGGCGACCGAGGAGATCCGCTTCGGCGACAACGACCGCATCGCGGCGCTGGTCACCCATCTCGTCGGGGCCGACGCGTTGGTGCTGCTCTCCGACGTCGACGGGGTGTACGACGCCGATCCGGCGAACGGACCGGCGACGCGGATCTCCGACGTACGAAGTGACGCCGACCTCGCCCACGTCCAGCTCGGCGCGATCGGCCGGGCCGGCGTCGGGTCGGGAGGCATGGCCACCAAGGTCGCGGCGGCCAAGATCGCGGCCGGAGCCGGCGTACCGACCTTGCTGGCGTCGGCCCAGGACGCCGCGCAGGCGTTGTCCGGCGGCGACGTCGGCACCTGCTTCCACCCCACCGGCAAGCGGGCGCCGGCGCGACTGCTCTGGCTCGCCCACGCCACGACCGGGCGCGGGTCGATCCGTCTCGATGCGGGGGCGGTCGCCGCCGTTGTCGAGCGCCGCAGCTCGCTGCTACCCGCGGGCATCACCGCCGTCGAGGGCGAGTTCGCGGCCGGCGACCCCGTCGACCTGCTCGACGACGGCGGCCGGGTGGTCGCCCGCGGGCTGACCGCGTACGACTCCGCGGAGCTGCCCGGGCTGCTGGGTCGCTCGACCCACGAGCTGGTCGAGGCGCTCGGGCCGTCGTACTCGCGGGAAGTGGTTCACCGCGACGACCTGGCTCTGCTCTAG
- a CDS encoding LCP family protein — MTGKRRADREPDPARRPASLIPPAAPEVYIQPAMTRREERRLRQRRQRRKYASAGGVVIAALAVAAGATLVLGVHHVVTHKSGPTRTQVTVLLQLTGSDGSAAGSVLLAADPQTHEGLEVLVPGQLITDVCGYGAQDFGEILGLPNGETASRAALSNVLDGVTIDGSWILTPTQLARLVDEVGGITVDVDTDVVQHTTGGGGTVVVAAGAGQHLSGAQAVAYATYQSNGGAAAGLERMQRVVDGLVQALPRTAAGVEALVRQLGSSAQPTDGVAQLSQMLVELAAEDQTEAGVFPTDLPVTPIDAGAASPSYRPDDSATGIPSLVQHRLSASLPASTGNQHATVLLLNGVGVPGLVGTACPKLAAAGFTYSGSGNAPTFSQAKSQVDIFSNADVEQGDALAKALGLPDSDVRRSVVNQDVAKFVVILGSDYRP, encoded by the coding sequence GTGACCGGCAAGCGTCGGGCCGACCGCGAGCCCGATCCGGCCCGCCGCCCCGCCTCGCTGATCCCGCCGGCGGCTCCCGAGGTCTACATCCAGCCGGCGATGACCCGGCGTGAGGAACGCCGGCTGCGGCAGCGGCGGCAGCGGCGCAAGTACGCCAGCGCCGGCGGCGTGGTGATCGCCGCACTGGCGGTGGCCGCCGGCGCCACACTCGTGCTCGGCGTCCACCACGTCGTGACGCACAAGAGTGGCCCGACGCGTACCCAGGTGACCGTGCTGCTGCAGCTGACGGGCAGTGACGGCTCGGCCGCGGGCAGCGTGTTGCTCGCCGCCGACCCGCAGACCCACGAGGGCCTCGAGGTGCTGGTCCCCGGTCAGCTGATCACCGACGTGTGCGGGTACGGCGCGCAGGACTTCGGCGAGATCCTGGGCCTGCCCAACGGCGAGACCGCCTCGCGGGCGGCTCTGTCGAACGTGCTCGACGGGGTCACGATCGACGGGTCGTGGATCCTCACACCGACGCAGCTCGCCCGGCTGGTCGACGAGGTCGGCGGCATCACGGTCGACGTGGACACCGACGTCGTCCAGCACACGACGGGCGGCGGCGGGACGGTCGTCGTGGCGGCAGGGGCCGGCCAGCACCTGTCCGGGGCGCAGGCCGTCGCCTACGCGACCTACCAGTCCAACGGCGGGGCGGCGGCGGGCCTGGAACGGATGCAGCGGGTCGTGGACGGCCTGGTGCAGGCGCTGCCACGGACCGCGGCCGGGGTCGAGGCGCTGGTCCGCCAGCTCGGTTCGAGCGCGCAGCCCACCGACGGCGTCGCGCAGCTGTCCCAGATGCTGGTGGAGCTCGCCGCCGAGGACCAGACCGAGGCCGGGGTGTTCCCGACCGACCTGCCGGTCACCCCGATCGACGCCGGCGCCGCCTCGCCGTCGTACCGGCCGGACGACTCCGCCACCGGGATCCCGAGCCTGGTCCAGCATCGGCTTTCCGCCTCGTTGCCCGCCAGCACGGGCAACCAGCACGCGACGGTGCTGCTGCTCAACGGTGTCGGGGTGCCGGGGCTGGTCGGGACCGCCTGCCCGAAGCTGGCCGCCGCCGGGTTCACCTACTCGGGCAGCGGCAACGCGCCGACGTTCTCCCAGGCGAAGTCGCAGGTCGACATCTTCAGCAACGCCGACGTCGAGCAGGGCGACGCGCTTGCCAAGGCGCTCGGGCTGCCGGATTCCGACGTACGCCGCAGCGTGGTCAACCAGGACGTCGCGAAGTTCGTGGTCATCCTCGGCAGTGACTACCGGCCGTGA